The Streptomyces hundungensis genome contains the following window.
AGCGGGTCCGAGCCGTTGTCCCGCACCGCGTCCCGGCCCGGGACGACGATCAGGGTGAAGTCGCCCCCCACATACCGGACTTGCCCGGCATCGTTCATCGGCTGCCGCTGCCAGCTCTTGTCGACGCCGACCTGGAAGCCCTCGGGGTCCTTGCGCACGGCGTACCCGGCGGCCGTGCTGGGGCTCGGGCCGCCGGGCCCGGTGGTCTGCGTCTGCTGGGAGGGCGGTGTGCCGCCGGGCGTGGGCGCCGGGGAGTCGCCGGGCCCCGCGCCGGGACTCGACTGTCCGCTGGGGCGGGGCGGGGTGGCGCTGCCCGCGTTCTGCCCCGGATCGGAACGGGGCATGAAGAACAGGGCGTACGCGACCGCCCCGGCCAGCAGGAACAGGATCAGCACGAGCAGCAGCCGGCCGAGCGACCTCGGGCCCCGGCTCCGCGGCGCCGCCTGGCGGTGGCGGTGGCGGCCGTGCTCGGTCGGCGGGGTGACGGCCACCGCGGCGGGCCGCCGTCTGCGGCGCACGAGTTCGCCCCGGCGGCGCAGGATGGGGAGCCGCTTGGCGTCGGGGACCATCAGCGGGGTGATGCGGGTGCCCGCGTCGGGCTCCGGCGCGGAGCGCACCAGGGAGCGCAGCCAGCCGCGCAGCTCCTCGAACTCCGGCCGCTCGGTGGGGTCCTGGCGCAGCAAGGACTCCACGACGGGCCGCAGCGGACCGCACTCCTCGGCGAACGCGGGTGGCTCCGCGCACACCATCTGGACGAGTTCGGCCGCGCTCTCCTCGGGGTAGGGGGCGTGGCCCTGCACCGCGCGGAACATCAGCGCGCCCAGCGCCCACAGATCGGTGGCGGGGCCGATCGGCGGGGCGAGCCGCCAGTTCTCGTGTATGGGCCCGGCCTGTTCGGGCGACCAGCGCTCGGTGACCGCGCCGACGACGGCGATCCGGGTGTGCCGGGCCCGTTCGGCGGCGAGCCGGTTGGCCGGGCCCCGGTAGGGGGCGCCCGGGTGGCCCGAGGGGTCGGCGGGGGCCGGGCGGCGCTCCGGCGCGGGCGCCCGTTCGCGCGCCGGGACGGGCGGCGGGGCGCTGGGGTGAGGCCGGCGCTGGGAGTCCGCCCGGAAGGCGTCGGCCCGAAACCCGGGCGGCAGCGCGGGTGTCCTGGGCGCGGGCGTATGGCCCGAACTGCCGTGCTCACGAGCCGAGTTAGGGCCGGACGACGTGTTGGGCGTACGGCTCTCGTCCCGCTGGTCCCGTTCGTCCCGCTCGGCCCGCTGGTCCCGCTCGGCCCGCTCGGCCCACTGCTCCCGCTCGGCCCGCTGGTCCCGTTCGTCCTGCTCGGCTCGCTGGTCCCACTCGGCCCGCTCGTCCCCCGGGCCCGGCGCCTCCTGTCGGGGGGCCGAGGTGGCGGGGCGCGGCACCCAGCGCCCGGTCACCGGGTCGTACTGGCGACGGGTGCGGCCCGAGTCGGGGCCCTGGTCGTCGGCGTAGGGGCTGGCGGTCGCGCCGCCCGCGACCCGCACCCCGAGCACGGGGTCGTACATGCTCTGGTCGGCGCGGCCGTTCCCGCCCTCCGGCTCGGGGGGCGGTGCGGTTCCGGGGCCCGGTCGCTGGGCCGGGAGGGAGGCGTCCGTGCCGGTGCGGGTCGCGGCCCTGGCGCCCGCGCGGTACGCGGCGACGACCCCGGCGCGCGCGGCGGCTCCGGGCGGCAGGGCGGACCCGGGCGAAGGGGCGGATCCGGGCGAAGGGGCGGGCCCGGGCTGGGCGGGGGGTCGCGGTTCGGGTCGGCCCGGTGAAGTCGCCCCCGGCTCGGCCTCGTTGAAGCCGTCCGACGCCGGAGGCGGAGCGTCGCCGAACCCGTCACCGTCCGGCGGGAGCGGTGCGGGGGCGTACCCGCACAGCGCCTCCTCGGCGGCCCCCGCCGCTAGGCCGGTCAGCACGACCCGGCCGTCGTCGCATATCAACACCGTGCGGGCGGTGATGTTGCGGTGCGTCCAGCCGTGCGCGTGCAGCACCGCCAGCGCGGTCAGCACGTCGGAGGCGACCTCCGCCGCGCGGAACGGGTTCATCGGCCGTTCGGCGAGCAGCGCCGACAGCGGCCGGGCGGCGATGAGTTCGCTGACGATCCACAACGAGCCGTCCTGCGCGAACACGTCGAAGACCTGGTCGAGGCGGGGGTGATCGGGGATCTGGGCCGCCGCCTGGGCCGCCTCCACGGCCCGGCGCACGGCGGGGTCGGCGGGGCGCCGCGTGGTGCGCCCATAGCCGGGCGCACCGCCGTAACCGGAGCCGCGGCCGTAACCGGGGTCGCCGCCGTACTGGGCCTCGTCGCCCGCGCCGGATCCGCCGCCGCGCATATAGGCGTCCGGGGTGCCGTAGGCGTCGTCGTCGTCGAGCACCTCGGCGTCGACGACCTCGGGCAACGGGACCTGGCGGACGAGGACTTCCTGTCCGCTGTAGGTGTCAAAGGCACGGGTCTCGACGAGGTCGAAGCTGTCCTCGGGGGCAAACGGCAGCCGATAGCGGTCGGCGAGCACCCGACCCGCATAGTCGTCCACGACGCCTCCCCACAGCGCGCTGTTCCCCCGGACCCGGCTCTCGGCCCCGCACAACGCGTCAATTCCGGTCGATTTCCGGCCCATTGTGGCTGCGTACGGTCCGCGAGCTCTCACGATACGTGGCCACGCCGGATCGTGCCCCGGGGATACCCGTTTCCCCGGAGGCGCCCCCGTAACCCGTGCCGAAGCAGGTTCAGGTGTGCGTCGAGGGAGGGTCAGGCGGGCTGGAAGGTGGCGAAGAGCGCGGCCAGGGTCTGCTGGGTCTCCGGCTTCGACCAGTCCTCGTCCTTGGCCGAGAACATGATTCCGTAGCCCTGGCTCATGCTGACGACGAAGCCCCGGTCCACCGAGTGGTACCTGGCTCCGCTGTCTTTGTCGTCGTAGGTGAACTCCCAGTCGGCCGCGAGCCAGCCCCGGTAGGTCACCGCGGCTATCTTCACCCGCTTGTAGCCGGGCCTGGTCATGGACGACTCCTGGTTCGTCCAGTCCTGCACCGGGTTCTTCTTGGGGCTGTCGGTCCAACCGATCAGCAGGCGCTGCCCGTTGGGCCCGCTGAAGCGGACTCCCGCGTCACCGGTCGAGGTGTACGACCAGCCCGCGGGCAGTCCTATGGAGAAACCCTGGCTGGACTTGTAGGGGGTGGTGGCGGGTGCGCCCGTGGCGCTGCCGTTGCCGCCGTTGCCGGTGCCCGTGCCGTCGCCGGTGCCGTTGGCGTCGCCCTTGCCGTCGGCCTGTCCGCTCGACGCGTTCTGGCCCGAGGGGGTGCTCCCGCCGCCGGACGGCTGCTGGCTTCCGGTGCCCTTCTTGCTGCTCGCCGCCGAACCGCCGGCGGCGGGGCCGCTGGAGGCCGCCTTGTCGCCGCCGGACTTGTTGGCGTTCTCGTCGTCCCCGCCGAGGGTGAGGGCGAGCACCGTGCCGAGTATGGCGAGCGCCGCGACCACCGCGATGATCACCAGGGTGCGGCGCGGCACGACATCGGTGAGCGGCGCCCGCGGCGGCGGCACGGGCCCGGACGGCGATCCCGACGGCGAGCCGGACCTGGACCGCGGTGCGGGCACCACCTTG
Protein-coding sequences here:
- a CDS encoding protein kinase is translated as MDDYAGRVLADRYRLPFAPEDSFDLVETRAFDTYSGQEVLVRQVPLPEVVDAEVLDDDDAYGTPDAYMRGGGSGAGDEAQYGGDPGYGRGSGYGGAPGYGRTTRRPADPAVRRAVEAAQAAAQIPDHPRLDQVFDVFAQDGSLWIVSELIAARPLSALLAERPMNPFRAAEVASDVLTALAVLHAHGWTHRNITARTVLICDDGRVVLTGLAAGAAEEALCGYAPAPLPPDGDGFGDAPPPASDGFNEAEPGATSPGRPEPRPPAQPGPAPSPGSAPSPGSALPPGAAARAGVVAAYRAGARAATRTGTDASLPAQRPGPGTAPPPEPEGGNGRADQSMYDPVLGVRVAGGATASPYADDQGPDSGRTRRQYDPVTGRWVPRPATSAPRQEAPGPGDERAEWDQRAEQDERDQRAEREQWAERAERDQRAERDERDQRDESRTPNTSSGPNSAREHGSSGHTPAPRTPALPPGFRADAFRADSQRRPHPSAPPPVPARERAPAPERRPAPADPSGHPGAPYRGPANRLAAERARHTRIAVVGAVTERWSPEQAGPIHENWRLAPPIGPATDLWALGALMFRAVQGHAPYPEESAAELVQMVCAEPPAFAEECGPLRPVVESLLRQDPTERPEFEELRGWLRSLVRSAPEPDAGTRITPLMVPDAKRLPILRRRGELVRRRRRPAAVAVTPPTEHGRHRHRQAAPRSRGPRSLGRLLLVLILFLLAGAVAYALFFMPRSDPGQNAGSATPPRPSGQSSPGAGPGDSPAPTPGGTPPSQQTQTTGPGGPSPSTAAGYAVRKDPEGFQVGVDKSWQRQPMNDAGQVRYVGGDFTLIVVPGRDAVRDNGSDPLAYQADKERELQPFRTSSWSTSSGLRRIDVGQQSMAEGQFTWRDSSGRQVYVRNLAMIVAGRYHVVQVIGPESQRDKVTEIFGQATGGYRVTR